GGACGCCGCGGGAGGTCCACCGCGCCAACGGCTTCACGAGCTACCCCATCGTGGAGGTGGCGGTCCTGTTCTTCGGGATCTTCCTCACCATGATCCCGGCGCTGGAGCTGCTCCGCCTGCGCGGGGGCGAGCTCGGGGTGCGGGAGCCCTGGCAGTTCTTCTGGGTCAGCGGCGCCCTCTCGTCGTTCCTGGACAACGCGCCGACCTATCTGACGTTCCTCTCGCTGGCCCAGGGGCTCCACCTCGCCGACGAGGTCGTGGGGGTCACCCATGCCGTCCTGGCCGCCATCAGCGTGGGATGCGTGTTCATGGGGGCCAACTCCTATATCGGCAATGCGCCCAACTTCATGGTCAAGTCCGTCGCCGAGGAGGCCAAGGTCCGGATGCCCTCGTTCTTCGGCTACATGGCGTACAGCCTGGGCGTCCTCGGCCCCCTCTCTCTCGTGGTGACATTCCTTTTCCTGTGACCCCGATGCGGTACGTGCTTCTCTGTCCCGACCACCTTCTCGAGCCCCTGGCGGGTCATGCCGCCCTGCCGGGCGACTCCGCGGTCTACCTGGTCGCCAGGCGCGCGCTTCGCGCCCAGCTCGCCCGGCGCGGAACGGCCGCCACGGTCGGAAACCTGGGCGACACCGCCTTCCTCCGGCGGGCCCTGAGGGGCAGCCGGGGCCCCGCCGTCGTGGGGGCCCCGCCCGGCCGTCTCCCCCAGGTGCTGAGGGCCCTGCGGGAAGCCCTCGGGGATGTCCCGGTCCTGGCAGTGACCGGCGAGGCCCGGCCGCTGCCCGGGGCTACCGCCGTGCCGCTGGCCGCCTTCGGGGAGCAGGTGATCCGGCCGGCGGTGGAGCGGGCTCTCAGCCGCACGCGGGTGGAGCGCATCCGGCGGCACTTCGAGGGCGCCGAGCGGGTCCTCATCCTGATGCAGGACGATCCGGACCCGGACGCCATCGCCTCGGCGCTGGCCCTCAAGACCCTCCTGGGCCGCACCCGCACCTCGGCGCACCTCTGCACCTTCGGCAGCATCACGCGTCCCGAGAACCTGACCATGTGCAAGATCCTCGACATCGCGGTGGAGGAGATCAGCGCCCAGGCGCTGGATCAGTTCGACCGCGTGGCGATGGTCGACGTGCAGCCCTCCTTCCTCGAGGAGCGCTTCCACGGTGTGGACCTCGTCATCGACCACCACCCGGTGGAGCGTCCGATCAAGGCGCGCATCCGCGACGTGCGCCCGTCCTACGGCGCCACCTCCACGATCCTGGTGGAGTACCTGCGGGCCGCCGACGTGAAGGTGACCCAGCGGCTGGCCACCGCGCTCCTGTACGGGATCAAGTCGGATACGCTGGGGCTCGAGCGCGGCGGCTCGCGGGCGGATCTCGAGGCCTTCGCGTACCTGTACCTCCTGGCGAATCACAGCGCGCTCCGACGGATCGAACGGCCCGAGCTGTCGGACGCGGCACTGGATGTGCTGGCGCACGGGCTGGCCCGCCGCCGCGTCCTGGGCGGGGTGTTCTTCTCCCATCTGGGCACCGTCACCATGGCCGAGCTGATCCCGCAGCTCGCGGACTTCGGGCTCCAGGCCGAAGGGGTGGAGTGGTCGGTGGTCTCCGGCGTCGTCGGGGACCAGGTCCACATCTCCATCCGCAACGTGGGCTACGTGAAGAGCGCGGGAGAGGTGGCGCGGGCGGCGTTCGGTGACCTCGGCCCGGCCGGCGGCCACCGGACCATGGCCAAGGCGGTGGCCCCTCTCGCCAGCCTGACCGGGGGCGAGGAGGCCGGCGCCGGGCAGGGCTGCCCGGAGCAGATCGTCCACCGGGTCCTCCGTACCCTCGGCCGGACGGGCAGGAGGTGAGCATGGTCATCGCCTATGTCCTCGTGGCGCTGGTCGGAGGGGGCATCGCCGCCTTCGCGCTGCAGA
This region of Candidatus Rokuibacteriota bacterium genomic DNA includes:
- a CDS encoding bifunctional oligoribonuclease/PAP phosphatase NrnA, encoding MRYVLLCPDHLLEPLAGHAALPGDSAVYLVARRALRAQLARRGTAATVGNLGDTAFLRRALRGSRGPAVVGAPPGRLPQVLRALREALGDVPVLAVTGEARPLPGATAVPLAAFGEQVIRPAVERALSRTRVERIRRHFEGAERVLILMQDDPDPDAIASALALKTLLGRTRTSAHLCTFGSITRPENLTMCKILDIAVEEISAQALDQFDRVAMVDVQPSFLEERFHGVDLVIDHHPVERPIKARIRDVRPSYGATSTILVEYLRAADVKVTQRLATALLYGIKSDTLGLERGGSRADLEAFAYLYLLANHSALRRIERPELSDAALDVLAHGLARRRVLGGVFFSHLGTVTMAELIPQLADFGLQAEGVEWSVVSGVVGDQVHISIRNVGYVKSAGEVARAAFGDLGPAGGHRTMAKAVAPLASLTGGEEAGAGQGCPEQIVHRVLRTLGRTGRR